A genomic stretch from Triticum dicoccoides isolate Atlit2015 ecotype Zavitan unplaced genomic scaffold, WEW_v2.0 scaffold205356, whole genome shotgun sequence includes:
- the LOC119345099 gene encoding uncharacterized protein LOC119345099 — MGDSVDVIPDWVGDLGESVGPVDYGCVRRCRHRRLATYLWLHGFRDALRGLLNETDAYMSVIHLSRLVQQGLWDDAVAYVSRFLRPTSHPQSNEAQVLLHFLMQHAAFASMVAGKPDRNLSYFNHKYNTRYLKHDDSVSFDCLRIRSIVLSILHSEQVRSSLDWERVRCKASQIVQHLAYKAPELKNVALLPGGPMMPHDVLPIGFRYRRRRHVKEQDLPGPKTLAKIYLRTKKGLPSSTRRHELNSGLTDKTRKWLIDLIDESLQAGLELQSSEKEKEGVPGATASHTMSNTLTDLTKNSVSGTSSLTNAGMLVDRP, encoded by the exons ATGGGGGACTCCGTCGATGTCATCCCCGATTGGGTGGGCGACTTGGGCGAGTCCGTCGGCCCCGTCGACTACGGCTGCGTGCGCCGGTGCCGTCACCGCCGCCTCGCCACCTACCTCTGGCTGCACGGCTTCCGCGACGCCCTGCGAGG GCTGCTCAACGAGACGGACGCGTACATGAGCGTCATCCACCTGTCGCGGCTggtgcagcaggggctgtgggacgACGCCGTCGCCTACGTCTCCCGCTTCCTGCGCCCGACCTCGCACCCGCAGAGCAACGAGGCCCAGGTGCTCCTCCACTTCCTCATGCAACACGCGGCCTTCGCCAGCATGGTCGCCGGCAAGCCCGACCGCAACCTCAGCTACTTCAACCACAAGTACAACACACGGTACCTCAAGCACGACGACTCCGTCTCCTTCGACTGCCTCAGGATCCGCTCCATCGTCCTCTCCATTCTCCATTCGGAGCAAGTCAG ATCCTCGCTGGACTGGGAGCGCGTTCGTTGCAAGGCGTCTCAAATCGTCCAACACTTGGCTTATAAGGCTCCAGAGTTGAAAAACGTGGCCCTATTGCCGGGCGGCCCGATGATGCCCCACGATGTGCTTCCCATCGGATTCAG gtaccGTCGGAGGCGTCATGTGAAGGAACAAGACCTGCCAGGACCTAAAACACTGGCCAAGATCTACCTTAGGACCAAAAAGGG GCTGCCTTCGTCGACCCGCAGACATGAATTAAACAGTG GATTGACGGACAAGACAAGGAAGTGGCTGATAGATCTTATTG ATGAAAGTTTGCAAGCTGGTCTGGAACTTCAgtcaagtgaaaaggagaaggaag GTGTTCCTGGTGCTACAGCCTCGCATACCATGTCGAATACCTTGACAGATCTTACTAAAAACTCTGTGTCTGGGACCTCATCATTGACAAATGCAGGTATGTTAGTCGACCGCCCTTGA